Proteins co-encoded in one Azospirillum brasilense genomic window:
- a CDS encoding type II secretion system F family protein has translation MSGGVMGGLIPPPVLLGFGVLMILTGVAGLRSCVLRERLLARLERLRAGTAPSAEPEAERRSLLSRVGAWLARTPLVGSADRERMRRSLIAAGYNQPGHLYSLLGIKLLCIGAGMALVPAAAGDLLPALIGAPGAAAQVVAGALLGWRLPDLALGRMRDRRLEEVRNGLPDALDLLVICGEAGLGLEAAVDRVAREVATAYPALSAELSATAAEMRVLSDRGGALNNLAARLDMEGVRGMATTLIQAMRYGTPLAQALRVLAGEMRAQRLARFEEKAARLPVLLTLPMVVFILPCVFIVVGGPAMLDVSRSFDSAGTNQQIHSSQTNKGGQP, from the coding sequence ATGAGCGGCGGCGTGATGGGCGGCCTGATCCCGCCGCCGGTCCTTCTCGGCTTCGGCGTGCTGATGATCCTTACCGGGGTAGCCGGGCTGCGCTCCTGCGTGCTGCGCGAGCGGCTGCTGGCCCGGCTGGAGCGGCTGCGCGCCGGAACCGCGCCGTCCGCTGAGCCGGAGGCGGAGCGCCGGAGCCTGCTGAGCCGGGTCGGCGCCTGGCTGGCCCGCACGCCGCTGGTCGGGTCCGCCGACCGGGAGCGGATGCGCCGGAGCCTGATCGCCGCCGGCTACAACCAGCCCGGCCATCTCTACTCGCTGCTCGGCATCAAGCTGCTGTGCATCGGCGCCGGGATGGCGCTGGTCCCGGCGGCGGCGGGCGACCTGCTGCCCGCGCTGATCGGCGCGCCGGGTGCGGCGGCGCAGGTGGTGGCCGGCGCCCTGCTCGGCTGGCGGCTGCCCGATCTGGCGCTGGGCCGGATGCGCGACCGCCGGCTGGAGGAGGTGCGCAACGGCCTGCCCGACGCGCTCGACCTGCTGGTGATCTGCGGCGAGGCCGGCCTCGGCCTGGAAGCGGCGGTGGACCGCGTGGCCCGCGAGGTGGCGACCGCCTACCCGGCGCTGAGCGCCGAGCTGTCGGCCACCGCGGCGGAGATGCGCGTGCTGTCCGACCGTGGCGGCGCGCTCAACAATCTGGCCGCCCGGCTGGACATGGAGGGCGTGCGCGGCATGGCGACGACGCTGATCCAGGCCATGCGCTACGGCACGCCGCTGGCCCAGGCGCTGCGCGTCCTGGCCGGGGAGATGCGCGCCCAGCGCCTCGCCCGGTTCGAGGAGAAGGCGGCCCGCCTGCCGGTGCTGCTGACCCTGCCGATGGTCGTCTTCATCCTGCCCTGCGTCTTCATCGTCGTCGGCGGCCCCGCCATGCTCGACGTCTCGCGCAGCTTCGACAGTGCCGGCACGAACCAACAGATCCACTCCAGCCAGACCAACAAGGGAGGTCAGCCATGA
- a CDS encoding Flp family type IVb pilin — protein MTLFTNIRAIISPVQAATKDRKGITALEYGLAAALVALVIIGGARTFGTNVSTLFTGIGTTVSGTSTTIP, from the coding sequence ATGACCCTGTTCACCAACATCCGCGCCATCATTTCCCCGGTTCAGGCCGCGACCAAGGATCGCAAGGGCATCACGGCCCTTGAATACGGTCTGGCGGCGGCGCTGGTCGCGCTGGTGATCATCGGCGGCGCCCGCACCTTCGGCACCAACGTCAGCACCCTGTTCACCGGCATCGGCACCACGGTCAGCGGCACCTCGACGACCATCCCGTAA
- a CDS encoding AAA family ATPase, with protein MSLLATLLGEAPSPADAARGTGPRLLAYVADAASAALLTRTAPSLLPCEVRTGDIRSAARDLARQRSPDLLLVDLSGIAEPLAAMEALAGVCDPSVRVIAVGDSNDIGLYRDLRRIGVTDYLFKPLSRDLLEGALRAAGAGAAADEAAGRLGKLVAVVGARGGVGTTTVAVHLGCWLADGARGRTALVDLDLQNGTVALALNLRPEPALREAVEAPDRVDDVFMERAMVAASDRLSVLAAEEPVEDVIDIAPTAALSVLNRLQARHNYVVVDAGRAQGGAARAALEAASIAVLVGDASVAGLRDLVRLRAAIARRAGGGRLVTVLNRRGAPGELPAADLMRTLGEPPEHALPYRPVPLAVAAGVGEPAFRHCRRFREAMERLGADVAGQPAAQDGLFRRWVRR; from the coding sequence ATGAGCCTGCTCGCCACCCTGCTCGGCGAGGCGCCCTCGCCGGCCGACGCCGCCCGCGGCACCGGTCCCCGCCTGCTCGCCTACGTCGCCGACGCGGCCAGCGCCGCCCTGCTGACCCGCACCGCCCCGTCCTTGCTGCCCTGTGAGGTGCGGACCGGCGACATCCGCAGCGCCGCCCGCGATCTGGCGCGCCAGCGCTCCCCCGACCTGCTGCTCGTCGACCTGTCCGGCATCGCCGAGCCGCTGGCCGCCATGGAGGCGCTGGCCGGGGTCTGCGACCCGTCGGTGCGGGTGATCGCGGTCGGCGACAGCAACGACATCGGCCTCTACCGCGACCTGCGGCGGATCGGGGTCACCGACTATCTGTTCAAGCCGCTGTCCCGCGACCTGCTGGAGGGCGCGCTGCGCGCCGCCGGAGCCGGTGCCGCGGCGGACGAGGCGGCGGGCCGGCTGGGCAAGCTGGTGGCGGTGGTCGGCGCGCGGGGCGGCGTGGGCACGACGACGGTCGCGGTGCATCTCGGCTGCTGGCTGGCCGACGGGGCGCGCGGGCGCACGGCGCTGGTCGACCTCGACCTGCAGAACGGCACCGTGGCGCTGGCCCTCAACCTGCGGCCCGAGCCGGCGCTGCGCGAGGCGGTGGAGGCGCCCGACCGGGTGGACGACGTGTTCATGGAGCGCGCCATGGTCGCCGCCTCCGACCGGCTGTCCGTCCTGGCGGCGGAGGAGCCGGTGGAGGATGTGATCGACATCGCGCCGACCGCCGCCCTGTCGGTGCTGAACCGTCTCCAGGCCCGCCACAACTACGTCGTCGTGGACGCCGGCCGCGCCCAGGGCGGAGCCGCCCGCGCCGCGCTGGAGGCGGCGTCCATCGCCGTTCTGGTCGGCGACGCCAGCGTCGCGGGCCTGCGCGACCTGGTGCGGCTGCGCGCCGCCATCGCGCGGCGGGCCGGCGGCGGCCGGCTCGTCACCGTCCTGAACCGGCGCGGCGCCCCCGGGGAGCTTCCCGCGGCGGACCTGATGCGCACGCTGGGCGAGCCGCCGGAACACGCCCTGCCCTACCGCCCGGTGCCGCTGGCCGTCGCCGCGGGCGTCGGCGAGCCGGCCTTCCGCCACTGCCGCCGCTTCCGCGAGGCGATGGAGCGGCTGGGCGCCGACGTCGCCGGCCAGCCCGCCGCCCAGGACGGCCTGTTCCGCCGCTGGGTGCGGCGATGA
- a CDS encoding CpaD family pilus assembly lipoprotein produces MPKAMLPKAMRTPTLLLPLLTALLGGCAVPQTPPPMPTARTPAVKALSNAVPFAIDPRSGAIAAEERARVVRTVAGLGRDTTPHVTVTGPLLAAPAQAATVSLLGGAGVPAENITFAPDQTGAPALQVTSYVALAPDCAAWSDIYSGWYQNTPTAALGCSNQRNLALMLADPRDLIQGRDTVPADGQRMAGAVQRYRADKVKPFVKGNTSSAFLLAPALNGSQEDQ; encoded by the coding sequence ATGCCCAAAGCCATGCTGCCCAAAGCCATGCGAACGCCGACGCTGCTTCTGCCACTCCTCACGGCTCTGCTGGGCGGCTGCGCCGTACCGCAGACGCCCCCGCCGATGCCCACCGCCCGCACCCCCGCCGTCAAGGCGCTGAGCAACGCCGTCCCCTTCGCCATCGACCCGCGCAGCGGCGCCATCGCGGCGGAGGAGCGCGCCCGGGTGGTCCGCACGGTCGCCGGGCTGGGCCGCGACACCACCCCCCACGTGACGGTCACCGGCCCGCTGCTCGCCGCCCCGGCGCAGGCCGCAACCGTCTCCCTGCTGGGCGGGGCCGGCGTGCCGGCGGAGAACATCACCTTCGCCCCCGACCAGACCGGCGCCCCGGCGCTTCAGGTGACCAGCTACGTCGCCCTGGCTCCGGACTGCGCGGCGTGGAGCGACATCTACAGCGGCTGGTACCAGAACACCCCGACCGCGGCGCTGGGCTGCAGCAACCAGCGCAACCTCGCCCTGATGCTGGCCGACCCGCGCGACCTGATCCAGGGCCGCGACACCGTTCCCGCCGACGGCCAGCGCATGGCCGGCGCCGTCCAGCGCTACCGCGCCGACAAGGTGAAGCCCTTCGTGAAGGGGAACACGTCCAGCGCCTTCCTGCTGGCCCCCGCCCTGAACGGAAGCCAGGAGGACCAATGA
- a CDS encoding CpaF family protein: MSTLFGRKAAPPSLAVASPPVEEPKPAPAPASPPVPPPLAAVRPVNRSLNDIRSQVLARIDPATIADMPAETLRPLVERLIDDIATTSRSQLNGREQATLATELVHDMIGLGPLEPLLADDAITDIMVNGPSRTFAEQRGKLVEMPVRFRDAGHLLNIAQRIASAVGRRVDESSPMVDARLADGSRVNIVVPPLALDGACISIRKFARRTIGFRELVEFRSLSEPMARALEIIGRCRLNVIISGGTGSGKTTLLNAMSRPIEATERVITIEDAAELQLQQPHVVRLETRPPNLEGQGQVTQRDLVRNALRMRPDRIIIGEVRGAEAFDMLQAMNTGHDGSMSTIHANNPRDALSRVENMVLMAGMNLPSRAIRQQIAGAVNVIVQVQRMRDGVRRITHVTELVGMEGDVILTQDLFTFEFRGENRDGILEGRYAATGLRPRFAERLAYFGQEAAWNAATTGV, from the coding sequence ATGAGCACGCTGTTCGGCCGCAAGGCGGCACCCCCCTCCCTGGCGGTCGCCAGCCCGCCGGTGGAGGAGCCGAAGCCCGCCCCGGCACCGGCGTCGCCCCCCGTTCCGCCGCCGCTCGCCGCGGTCCGCCCGGTCAACCGCTCGCTGAACGACATCCGGTCGCAGGTGCTGGCCCGCATCGACCCGGCGACCATCGCCGACATGCCGGCGGAGACGCTGCGCCCACTGGTCGAGCGGCTGATCGACGACATCGCCACCACCAGCCGCAGCCAGTTGAACGGGCGCGAGCAGGCGACGCTGGCGACGGAGCTGGTCCACGACATGATCGGCCTCGGCCCATTGGAGCCGCTGCTGGCCGACGACGCGATCACCGACATCATGGTCAACGGCCCGTCGCGCACCTTCGCCGAGCAGCGCGGCAAGCTGGTGGAGATGCCGGTGCGCTTCCGCGACGCCGGGCATCTGCTGAACATCGCGCAGCGCATCGCCTCGGCGGTCGGGCGGCGGGTGGACGAGTCCAGCCCCATGGTGGACGCCCGTCTGGCCGACGGCAGCCGCGTCAACATCGTGGTGCCGCCGCTGGCGCTCGACGGCGCCTGCATCTCCATCCGCAAGTTCGCCCGCCGCACCATCGGCTTCCGCGAGCTGGTGGAGTTCCGCAGCCTGTCGGAGCCGATGGCCCGCGCGCTGGAGATCATCGGGCGTTGCCGGCTGAACGTCATCATCTCCGGCGGCACCGGCTCGGGCAAGACGACGCTGCTCAACGCCATGTCCCGCCCCATCGAGGCGACCGAGCGCGTCATCACCATCGAGGACGCGGCCGAACTCCAGCTCCAGCAGCCCCACGTCGTCCGGCTGGAGACGCGCCCGCCCAACCTGGAGGGCCAGGGGCAGGTGACGCAGCGCGACCTCGTCCGCAACGCGCTGCGCATGCGCCCCGACCGCATCATCATCGGCGAGGTGCGCGGGGCGGAAGCCTTCGACATGCTCCAGGCCATGAACACCGGCCATGACGGGTCGATGTCGACCATCCACGCCAACAACCCGCGCGACGCGCTGAGCCGCGTCGAGAACATGGTGCTGATGGCCGGCATGAACCTGCCCAGCCGCGCCATCCGCCAGCAAATCGCCGGGGCGGTCAACGTCATCGTCCAGGTCCAGCGCATGCGCGACGGCGTGCGCCGCATCACCCACGTCACCGAGCTGGTCGGCATGGAGGGCGACGTGATCCTGACCCAGGACCTCTTCACCTTCGAGTTCCGCGGCGAGAACCGCGACGGAATCCTGGAGGGGCGCTACGCCGCCACCGGCCTGCGCCCGCGCTTCGCCGAGCGGCTGGCCTATTTCGGGCAGGAGGCGGCCTGGAACGCCGCCACCACCGGCGTGTAG
- a CDS encoding type II and III secretion system protein family protein, which translates to MTMTITTTRGRAAATKIAVFKIMGAALLAGLFAALAVSPAQAQQPQAQQRPREITLEVGGGQPVNLPAPAASVFTSAPEIADVQASGPQAFFIVAKTPGRASVYALSADNKPLASFSVVVTMPIGDLRSKLVAQVPNAAIDVQSTGNGISLTGTVSSPATARQMVELAERYVGQGQTVTNRLTVASPAQVNLRVRVAEVSRQVTKELGVNFESMFNIGSFAFGIATGRPILDAAGNLIRAIPPTNSIGGSYRSSNGRVDINTVVDALAEDGLITVLAEPNLTALSGETASFLAGGEFPIPVAQYDRTTTIQFKKYGVSLDFTPTVLGAGQISMRVRPEVSELTNNGAVVVDSIRIPGLSVRRAETTIELASGQSFAIAGLLQNNTSATLDAVPGLGDVPVLGALFHSSKFRRNETELVIVVTPYLVRPVSATNALSAPTDGFVAATDVERIFLNRAQSLQPPAGGSSGSGAAPMMIGPGAARLHGDAGFSLQ; encoded by the coding sequence ATGACGATGACCATCACAACCACCAGGGGCCGGGCCGCAGCCACCAAAATCGCGGTCTTCAAGATCATGGGGGCGGCCCTCCTGGCCGGGCTGTTCGCGGCGCTGGCGGTATCGCCCGCCCAAGCCCAGCAACCCCAGGCGCAGCAGCGCCCCCGCGAGATCACGCTGGAGGTCGGCGGCGGGCAGCCGGTCAACCTGCCGGCCCCGGCGGCCAGCGTCTTCACCTCCGCCCCGGAGATCGCCGACGTGCAGGCGTCCGGCCCGCAGGCCTTCTTCATCGTCGCCAAGACGCCGGGGCGGGCCAGCGTCTACGCCCTGTCGGCGGACAACAAGCCGCTCGCCTCCTTCAGCGTCGTCGTCACCATGCCGATCGGCGACCTGCGGTCGAAGCTGGTCGCCCAGGTGCCTAACGCCGCCATCGACGTGCAGAGCACCGGCAACGGGATCTCGCTGACCGGCACCGTCTCCTCCCCCGCCACGGCGCGGCAGATGGTCGAGCTGGCCGAGCGCTACGTCGGGCAGGGGCAGACCGTCACCAACCGCCTGACCGTCGCCTCCCCGGCCCAAGTCAATCTGCGGGTCCGCGTCGCCGAGGTGTCGCGCCAGGTGACCAAGGAGCTGGGCGTCAATTTCGAGAGCATGTTCAACATCGGCTCCTTCGCCTTCGGGATCGCCACCGGGCGGCCCATCCTGGACGCCGCCGGCAACCTGATCCGCGCCATCCCCCCAACCAACTCCATTGGCGGCAGCTACCGCTCCAGCAATGGGCGGGTGGACATCAACACGGTGGTCGACGCACTGGCCGAGGACGGGCTGATCACCGTGCTGGCCGAGCCGAACCTGACCGCCCTGTCCGGCGAGACGGCCAGCTTCCTGGCCGGCGGCGAGTTCCCCATCCCGGTCGCCCAGTACGACCGCACCACCACCATCCAGTTCAAGAAGTACGGCGTCAGCCTGGACTTCACCCCGACCGTGCTGGGCGCCGGCCAGATCAGCATGCGCGTCCGCCCGGAGGTGAGCGAGCTGACCAACAACGGCGCCGTCGTGGTCGACTCCATCCGCATCCCCGGCCTGTCGGTGCGCCGCGCCGAGACGACCATCGAGCTGGCCAGCGGGCAAAGCTTCGCCATCGCCGGCCTGCTCCAGAACAACACCTCGGCGACTCTGGACGCCGTGCCGGGGCTGGGCGACGTGCCGGTGCTGGGAGCGCTGTTCCACTCCAGCAAGTTCCGCCGCAACGAGACGGAGCTGGTCATCGTCGTGACTCCCTACCTCGTCCGCCCGGTGTCCGCCACCAACGCCCTGTCCGCCCCGACCGACGGCTTCGTCGCGGCGACCGACGTGGAGCGCATCTTCCTGAACCGCGCCCAGAGCCTCCAGCCCCCGGCGGGTGGCAGCAGCGGCTCCGGCGCCGCCCCGATGATGATCGGGCCGGGCGCCGCCCGCCTGCACGGCGACGCCGGCTTCAGCCTCCAATGA
- a CDS encoding TadE/TadG family type IV pilus assembly protein, with product MTNHHPFRRNPLRDRGGVAALEMALLAPVLLLLVTATVDVVRYVSISLTLNRTAANVSDIATQFDKLRAGMTVVKGNEVGVLFLAATEVAQPLDLLAGGQVIVSSVANMGQGSRVMWQQQAGTGSAASHLGAAGGAAKLPPGFTQQPGDNAIFTELFYRFTPYLLSGPWLGNAGTSTTLYASAVYQPRLGTLTTLETGP from the coding sequence ATGACGAACCATCATCCATTCCGCCGAAACCCGCTGCGCGACCGCGGCGGCGTCGCGGCCCTGGAAATGGCGCTGCTGGCGCCGGTCCTTCTGCTGCTGGTCACCGCCACGGTGGACGTGGTGCGCTACGTCAGCATCAGCCTGACCTTGAATCGCACCGCCGCCAACGTCAGCGACATCGCCACCCAGTTCGACAAGCTGCGCGCCGGCATGACCGTGGTGAAGGGGAACGAGGTCGGCGTGCTGTTCCTCGCCGCGACGGAGGTCGCCCAGCCGCTGGACCTGTTGGCCGGCGGGCAGGTGATCGTCAGCTCGGTCGCCAACATGGGCCAGGGGTCGCGGGTGATGTGGCAGCAGCAGGCCGGCACCGGCTCGGCCGCCAGCCACCTCGGCGCCGCGGGCGGGGCCGCCAAGCTGCCGCCCGGCTTCACCCAGCAGCCCGGCGACAACGCCATCTTCACCGAGCTGTTCTACCGCTTCACCCCATACCTGCTGAGCGGACCGTGGCTCGGCAACGCCGGCACCTCGACGACGCTCTACGCCAGCGCCGTCTACCAGCCCCGGCTCGGCACGCTCACCACGCTGGAGACCGGGCCATGA
- the cpaB gene encoding Flp pilus assembly protein CpaB, producing MVLRVLFLSLLLVGLSLVGYVSFSMLPAPTAAVAVPAPQAPMDSVLVAARPISTGMLLRAEDLRWEAWPPGRLVDGYMVRGRVAESAYSGAVTRRSFAAGEPIMAGHIVAPGERGFLAAVLSPGSRAVSVAVDAVSATGGLIWPGDRVDLILTQNFESHAGRDLRSRAVGETVLQNLRVIAIDQQLGEAGMVKSGPDGRVPRTVTLEVTARQSETVTVAATMGKLSLALRSLLADETALAAGETEPASAPTWAEDVSPALRQLPAPHSAEAPAARRPALLIIRGSKTETLER from the coding sequence ATGGTTCTGAGAGTGCTTTTCCTGTCCCTGCTGCTCGTCGGGCTGTCGCTGGTGGGCTACGTGTCCTTCTCGATGCTGCCGGCCCCGACCGCTGCCGTCGCGGTCCCGGCGCCCCAGGCGCCCATGGACTCCGTGCTGGTCGCCGCCCGCCCGATTTCCACCGGCATGCTGCTGCGCGCCGAGGACCTGCGCTGGGAGGCCTGGCCGCCGGGCCGTCTGGTGGACGGCTACATGGTGCGGGGCCGTGTGGCGGAAAGCGCCTACAGCGGCGCCGTCACCCGGCGGTCCTTCGCGGCAGGCGAGCCGATCATGGCCGGCCACATCGTCGCGCCGGGGGAGCGCGGATTCCTCGCCGCCGTCCTGTCGCCGGGCAGCCGCGCCGTCTCGGTGGCGGTGGACGCGGTCAGCGCGACCGGCGGGCTGATCTGGCCGGGCGACCGCGTGGACCTGATCCTGACCCAGAATTTCGAATCCCACGCGGGGCGCGACCTGCGCAGCCGGGCGGTCGGCGAGACCGTCCTGCAGAACCTGCGCGTCATCGCCATCGACCAGCAGCTCGGCGAGGCCGGCATGGTGAAGAGCGGGCCGGACGGCCGCGTTCCCCGCACCGTGACGCTGGAGGTCACCGCCCGCCAGAGCGAGACGGTCACCGTCGCCGCCACCATGGGCAAGCTGTCGCTGGCGCTGCGCAGCCTGCTCGCCGACGAGACCGCCCTCGCCGCCGGGGAGACGGAGCCCGCCTCCGCCCCCACCTGGGCCGAGGACGTGTCGCCCGCCCTGCGCCAGCTTCCCGCACCCCACAGCGCGGAGGCGCCCGCCGCCCGCCGCCCGGCGCTGCTCATCATCCGCGGCTCCAAGACGGAAACGCTTGAACGCTGA
- a CDS encoding TadE/TadG family type IV pilus assembly protein codes for MLSRKRSSLLRPLRDRRGLTTLELAIVSPALIAGMIALAEVSYSLTVDGLLNHAARAAARSGFTGELASGFTDRRAQVCDTVRRLTSRVLDQSRLSVRSHSYASFTTLGQVNGGIPPATTLTDLNCGSTNWDARQTGAALGGSGQVVVYALRYTQPVLTGLGATILGRAELVHEARLAVRNEPFMVGQ; via the coding sequence ATGCTTAGCCGCAAGCGCAGCTCCCTCCTCCGCCCCCTGCGTGACCGCCGCGGCCTGACCACACTGGAGCTGGCGATCGTCTCCCCCGCGCTGATCGCGGGAATGATCGCCCTGGCCGAGGTGTCCTACTCGCTGACCGTGGACGGCCTGCTCAACCACGCCGCCCGCGCCGCCGCCCGCAGCGGCTTCACCGGGGAGCTGGCGAGCGGCTTCACCGACCGCCGCGCCCAGGTCTGCGACACGGTGCGCCGGCTGACCAGCCGGGTGCTCGACCAGAGCCGCCTGTCGGTGCGCAGCCACAGCTACGCCTCCTTCACCACGCTGGGGCAGGTCAACGGCGGGATTCCGCCCGCCACCACGCTGACCGACCTGAATTGCGGCTCAACCAATTGGGACGCCAGGCAGACCGGGGCGGCGCTGGGCGGCAGCGGGCAGGTCGTCGTCTACGCGCTGCGCTACACCCAGCCGGTGCTGACCGGGCTCGGCGCCACGATCCTCGGCCGGGCGGAGCTGGTCCACGAGGCCCGGCTGGCCGTGCGCAACGAACCCTTCATGGTGGGGCAGTGA
- a CDS encoding type II secretion system F family protein, producing MDRIQALQLATLLLGVGTLLFALSTLRAFGRRTALRRRLAALSAEAQAVAEDGSPDITGAGTLTVADRVKRRMSRFYARRQTVYLPPGIRLWRALLYAVIAAALCWWLGGPVMGDAGATTAAAVALLVTPRLVFAASRRRTLEALMNQLPDAISLVVRATRAGIPVSESLRMVGTELSEPIAPLFRRIVDETAMGIDLETVLTRAAANVRLPEFRFFVVTLLLQRETGGNLTEPLENLADMIRQRRRVQMRTRALTSEARSSAAVLAALPFLAGGGMAMLNPDYAMRLIDEPSGQTMLLVAGGLLLVGVGSMQLLIRRTLS from the coding sequence ATGGACCGCATCCAGGCCCTGCAGCTCGCCACCCTCCTCCTCGGCGTCGGAACGCTGCTGTTCGCCCTGTCCACCCTGCGCGCCTTCGGCCGCCGCACGGCGCTGCGCCGCCGGCTGGCCGCCCTGTCGGCCGAGGCGCAGGCGGTGGCGGAGGACGGCAGCCCCGACATCACCGGCGCCGGAACCCTGACCGTCGCCGACCGGGTGAAGCGGCGCATGTCGCGCTTCTACGCGCGGCGCCAGACGGTCTATCTGCCGCCGGGCATCCGGCTGTGGCGGGCGCTGCTGTACGCCGTGATCGCCGCCGCCCTGTGCTGGTGGCTGGGCGGCCCGGTGATGGGCGACGCGGGGGCCACGACCGCCGCCGCCGTGGCGCTGCTGGTCACCCCGCGCCTCGTCTTCGCCGCCAGCCGCCGCCGGACGCTGGAGGCGCTGATGAACCAGCTTCCCGACGCGATCAGCCTCGTCGTCCGCGCCACCCGCGCCGGCATCCCGGTGTCGGAAAGCCTGCGCATGGTCGGCACCGAACTGTCCGAGCCGATCGCCCCGCTGTTCCGCCGCATCGTCGACGAGACGGCCATGGGCATCGACCTGGAAACCGTGCTGACGCGCGCCGCCGCCAACGTCCGCCTGCCGGAGTTCCGCTTCTTCGTCGTCACCCTGCTGCTGCAGCGGGAGACCGGCGGCAACCTGACCGAGCCGCTGGAGAATCTGGCCGACATGATCCGCCAGCGCCGCCGCGTGCAGATGCGCACCCGCGCCCTGACCTCGGAGGCGCGCAGCTCCGCCGCCGTTCTGGCCGCCCTGCCCTTCCTGGCCGGCGGCGGCATGGCGATGCTGAACCCCGATTACGCGATGCGGCTGATCGACGAGCCGAGCGGCCAGACGATGCTGCTGGTGGCGGGCGGGCTGCTGCTGGTCGGCGTCGGTTCCATGCAGCTCCTCATCCGGAGGACCCTGTCATGA
- a CDS encoding tetratricopeptide repeat protein: MIAAPDPSHPTSSLPGRERDSRPRKRLSGLGRAAAAALLLLSVSACASAPGGGPVGSKSGPTANATLDDKARVQLRLARAAQEAGNTGSAVRFYRAVLDQAPGHVGALLGLGETLSESGSAADAVVELQKAAAAVPDNVEVQTALGRALIRANRPADALNRFDALLRRNDDDLRARLNRGVALDLAGRHAEAQGEYRHILKTEPNNAAAMANLGLSLALNGSAEGVAILEGLVQGGVDSPRVRQNLALAYGLKGDLEAAARIARLDLDDANVRSNLAFYETARQFVAFKP, translated from the coding sequence ATGATCGCCGCCCCGGACCCATCGCATCCGACATCCTCTCTCCCGGGGCGGGAGAGGGATTCGAGGCCAAGGAAGCGCCTCTCCGGTCTGGGCCGCGCCGCGGCGGCCGCCCTCCTGCTGCTGTCGGTCAGCGCCTGCGCCTCCGCGCCGGGCGGCGGGCCGGTGGGATCGAAGAGCGGCCCGACGGCCAACGCCACGCTGGACGACAAGGCGCGCGTGCAGCTCCGCCTCGCCCGCGCCGCGCAGGAGGCGGGCAACACCGGCTCCGCCGTGCGTTTCTACCGCGCGGTGCTGGATCAGGCGCCCGGCCATGTCGGCGCCCTGCTCGGGCTGGGCGAGACCCTGTCGGAGAGCGGCTCCGCCGCCGACGCGGTGGTCGAGCTTCAGAAGGCCGCCGCCGCCGTGCCCGACAATGTGGAGGTGCAGACGGCGCTGGGCCGCGCGCTGATCCGCGCCAACCGCCCCGCCGACGCGCTGAACCGCTTCGACGCCCTGCTCCGCCGCAACGACGACGACCTGCGCGCCCGTCTGAACCGCGGCGTCGCCCTCGACCTCGCCGGGCGGCACGCGGAGGCCCAGGGCGAATACCGCCACATCCTGAAGACCGAGCCGAACAACGCAGCGGCCATGGCCAACCTCGGCCTGTCGCTGGCGCTGAACGGCAGCGCGGAGGGCGTGGCGATCCTGGAGGGCCTCGTGCAGGGCGGGGTCGACTCCCCCCGCGTGCGTCAGAACCTCGCGCTGGCCTACGGGCTGAAGGGCGATCTGGAGGCGGCGGCCCGCATCGCCCGGCTCGACCTCGACGACGCCAACGTGCGCTCCAACCTGGCCTTCTACGAGACGGCGCGCCAGTTCGTCGCCTTCAAGCCGTGA
- a CDS encoding A24 family peptidase, with amino-acid sequence MDTIALFDPLSLALPMAGLALGWAAADDLCRRIIPDTVSVVLATLGLALPLWQGAPFPWVSLAAAATLFLGLCALHGRGWLGGGDVKLASAILLLVGVERAASFATATALAGGVLSLLYLAGWLALRKARPARRLLRRSGGRSTPVRLMAHVLAAEAHRIATRHSVPYGVALAAGGLLTLSNPTGGAAWF; translated from the coding sequence ATGGATACGATCGCGCTCTTCGATCCCCTCTCCCTGGCGCTGCCCATGGCGGGGCTTGCGCTGGGCTGGGCGGCGGCGGACGACCTGTGCCGGCGCATCATCCCCGACACGGTGTCCGTCGTCCTCGCCACCCTCGGCCTCGCGCTTCCGCTGTGGCAGGGCGCCCCCTTTCCCTGGGTCAGCCTTGCCGCCGCCGCCACGCTGTTCCTGGGCCTGTGCGCCCTGCACGGGCGGGGCTGGCTGGGCGGCGGGGACGTGAAGCTGGCCTCGGCCATTCTGCTGCTGGTCGGGGTGGAGCGGGCCGCATCCTTCGCGACCGCCACCGCGCTGGCCGGCGGGGTGCTCTCCCTCCTCTATCTCGCCGGATGGCTGGCCCTGCGCAAGGCGCGCCCGGCGCGCCGGCTGCTGCGCCGCTCCGGCGGCCGGTCCACGCCGGTCCGCCTCATGGCCCATGTCCTGGCGGCCGAGGCGCACCGCATCGCCACCCGCCATTCCGTGCCCTACGGCGTCGCCCTGGCCGCCGGCGGGCTGCTCACCCTCTCCAACCCCACCGGAGGAGCGGCATGGTTCTGA